The genomic DNA CGGGCGCCTGAGGATGTATTCGAGGTCACGCACGCGCCCGACCGGAAAGATGTAGTCGCCCACGCGCTCGAAGCCGTAGCGTGCGTAGAAACGTTGCGCGCCGTGGTTCTCCGACCAGGCGCCGACCCACAGCGTGCGCGGGCCATCGCGCAGCAGCCACTCCATCGCCGCGTCCATCATCCGTGCGCCGTGCCGGGCACCCTGCCAGCCCTGCACGAGATACAGGCGCTTGATCTCGCCGTCGCCGGGTACGACCTCCGGGTGCGGCAGGCCGCATGGGCCGGTGGCGACATGGCCGACCGCTTCGCCATCGGCCTCCAGCAGCCACACCGCGTATGCGGGATGCGCCAGGATCGTGCGCTGGCGGCCGACCTCATAGGCCTCGACGAGGAACGCGTCGAGATCCTCGCGCGGATACAGATGGCCGAAGCTCTCGATGAAGGTGCGCGCCGCCAGCGTCGACAGCAGCTCGGCATCATCGACAGTGGCGCGGCGGAGAACCGGGGTCATTGCTCTGCCACGGATGTGCACCGATGGACGCGGACCACGCGGCTGTCGGGCCCGCGGTCGTCGGCAACGACCACACGGCAGGCGTATCCAGCATGCCGGCCGTCCGCGCTCATCCGCGTGGTCCGTGGCCGGTCAAGCGCCGTGGTCCGCCTTCGCCCGCACTGCCACGTGCACCTCGGCGAGCTGCGCGTCGGCGATCGGCGATGGCGCGCCCGTCATCAGGCACTGCGCACCGGTGGTCTTCGGGAAGGCGATCACGTCGCGGATCGATTCGGTGCCGGCCATCAGCGCGGCGATGCGGTCGATGCCGAAGGCGATGCCGCCGTGCGGCGGCGCGCCGTACTTGAGCGCGTCGAGCAGGAAGCCGAACTTGGCCTGCGCTTCCTCGGCGTCGATGCCGAGCAGCCCGAACACCGCGCTCTGCATCTCCGGGCGATGGATGCGGATCGAACCGCCGCCGATCTCGTTGCCGTTCATCACCATGTCGTAGCCGCGCGACACCGCGGTCCTGGCATTGGCGCGCAGGTCGTCGATATCGTCGACGGCCGGCGCGGTGAATGGATGATGCAGGGCGACGTAGCGCTGCGCCTCGTCGTCGTACTCGAACATCGGGAAGTCGGTGACCCACAGCGGCTTCCAGCCGTCCTGCACCAGGCCGAAGTCGCGGCCGGCCTTCAAGCGCAGCGCGCCCATGAAGTCCGACACCCGGTTGTATGCGCCGGCACCGAAGAACACGATGTCGCCGTTGCCGGCGCCGACGTGCTGCACGAGCGCGGCGAACGCGGCGTCGTCGAAGAACTTCCGGATCGGCGACGAGATCTCGCCGGCCGCGTCGATCTTGATATAGGCCAGACCCCTGGCGCCGAACTTCGCGGCATGCGCGGCGTACTCGTCGATCTGCTTGCGCGAGAGGCTGGCACCGCCGGGAATGCGCAGCGCGGCCACGCGGCCCTCGGGGTCATTGGCGGCACCGGCGAACACCGCGAAACCGCTGTCGGCGACCAGTTCGGCGACATCCACCAGTTCGAGGTCGATGCGCAGGTCCGGCTTGTCGGAGCCGTAGCGGCGCATCGCCTCGGCCCAGGTCATGCGCGGGAAGGGATCTGCAAGCTCGACACCGATGACCTCGTTGAACACCGCGCGGATCATGCCTTCCACGGCGTCCTGCACGTCGGCCTCGCGCACCCAGGCGAACTCCATGTCGAGCTGGGTGAATTCCAGCTGGCGGTCGGCGCGCAGCGCCTCGTCGCGGAAGCAGCGTGCGATCTGGTAGTAGCGGTCGAAGCCCGCGACCATCAGGATCTGCTTGAACAGCTGCGGGCTCTGCGGCAGCGCGTAGAACTCGCCGGCATGCATGCGCGCCGGCACCAGGAAGTCGCGCGCGCCTTCCGGCGTGGCCCTGGTCAGGATCGGGGTCTCGATGTCCTGGAAACCACGCGCGTCCAGCCAGCGGCGCAGCGCCTGCACCAGGCGGATGCGGGTGCGCTGCATGCGCTGCATCTCCGGGCGGCGCAGGTCGAGGTAGCGATAGCGCAGGCGGGTTTCCTCGCCGGGATTCTCATGCGCATGGAACGGCAGCGGCGCGGCCTTGTTGACCACCTCGATCGCGGTTGCGACCACTTCGACCTGGCCGGTGGCGATCTTCGCATTGGGGTTGTGCCGCCGGCGCACGCTGCCGGTGATGCGCAGGCAGTCCTCGTAGCCGATGGTTTCCGCGATCGCGACGACGCCGGCATTGCCTTCGGCATCGCCCGGCTCGGCGACGATCTGCACGATGCCTTCGTGGTCGCGCAGGTCGATGAAGCAGACGCCGCCGAGGTTGCGGGCGACATCGGCCCAGCCGCACAGGGTCACGGTCTGGCCGATCAGTGCCTCGTCGATCAGGCCGCAGAAATGGGTACGCATGGGAGCTCCGGGGGGATTCGACCCGGCGCCGCCGGGGAACCGGCTATTTTGCGGGGGTGGCCGCGGTGCGGCAAATGCGGGCCGGCGCGATGCCGGCCCGGACGCACTCAGGGGGTGGTGGCCGGCGCGCTGGCGGGCTTGGCCGCAGGGGCGGCGTCGGCGGCCGGCTTGGACTCGGGCTTCGTGTCGGGCTTGGCCTCGGACTTGCCTTCTCCACCACCGCCGTCGGCAAGGTTGCGCTTCCTGTCGCCGTCCTTCTTGAAGTCGGTCTCGTACCAGCCGCCACCGGCGAGGCGGAACGACGGCGCGGTGACCTGGCGACCCACGGCGGACGCGCCGCAGGCCGGGCAGTCGGTGGGATCGGGGTCGGAAAGCTTCTGCAGGCGGTCGAAGGCATGGCCGCAGTCGGCACAGCGGAAAGCGTAGATCGGCATGGCGTGATCGCTGAACGACAACAGGGAGCCGGCATTGTGGGGGTATGCCGCGCGCTTTCAAGTCGTGGGCCCGCGGACTAGGCTGGGCGCCCCACGTTCCGAGACCCCTCCATGGCACAGCCACCGAACTTCCGCACCGTCGCCGCTGCCCTGCTGATCGCGCTGGGGCTGCTTGGCGCGGGCTGGTTCGCGTCACACGGCATGACCGGCCTGCGCACCGCGGACCGCTTCGTGACGGTCAAGGGGCTGGCCGAGCGCACCGTGGATGCCGACCTGGTGGTGTGGCCGCTGTCGCAGACGGTGGGTGGCGATGATCTCGCCGCGGTTCAGGCGCAGCTCGACGCCAACACCGCGACCATCCGCGCGTTCCTGTCCGGGGCGGGCTTCCCGGATGAGGAGGTGGTGGTGTCGCCACCGCGGCTCGAGGACCGCTGGGCCTATTCCTGGGGCGAAAGCCGGCCGCCGGAGCGCTACCGCTATTCCAATACGGTGACGCTGCGCACCGGACGCGTTGCCGAGGCAATGGAGGCGCTGCGCCGCAGCGGGCAGATGGTCGCCGGCGGGGTGATGCTCAATACCGACGAGGGCGGCGGGCCGCAGTTCGAGTTCACCAGATTGAACGACATCAAGCCGGAGCTGATCGCCGAGGCCACCGCCAACGCACGCGCGTCGGCCGAGCAGTTCGCCAACGACTCCGGTGCACGCATCGGCGGCATCCGCAGCGCCAACCAGGGCGTGATCTCGATCAGCGACCGCGACCGCGGCAGCCCGCACGTCAAGACCGTGCGCGTGGTGTCGACCGTCGAGTACTTCCTGAAGGACTGAGCCGCGGCAGCACGCCGGCGGTGAGGCACGGAGGCGGACGATTGGCGCCGCGTGCAAGCGGCCAGGTGCGGCGACCCGCCTGGGCGATGCGGGATCGCAGGGCGGGACACGCGTTCGCTCCCGAGGTCACGACCGACATCGAGCCTGTGCCTACTCATGCCCCCACGGGGTTGGCGGCAGCTCGACCGGGCGGGTCAGGTCGAACTCCACCTGGAACATGCGGCCGCCCGGACGCGAGAGCTCGTAGAGGAAACGCTGGTCGGGCTCGATCTCCATCGCCCAGGTATTGGTCACCGACGCCGACAGCCCCTCGCGTTCGAAGGTCGCGATCGACTCCGCATCGACCGGGAACTCCTGCCGCTGCGCGGTGCCGGCAGCTGCGGTGTCGCCACCGTACATCGTGACCGCGTCCTCGCTGCCGTCCTCGTGGCGATGGTCGTGCTTGAGGCGCATGCCGTCGTCGGTGCGGGTGAGCACCCAGGTGCGCGAATGGTCGTCGCCGACATGGAACGGCACCTTGAGTTCGCGGGTCGGGTCGTCGCAGCCGCGCACATGCATCACCAGCCGCTGGCCCTCGAAGGCATCCGGCGTGGTGGGGGCGGGTTCGTTGGTGACGATGCGGCCCTCGAAGGCCTGCCCGCAATGATGGGCGATCGCGGCCATGAACTCGTCGGCGGGCGCGTTGGCCACGTCGATGCCGTCGGCCGGCGCGGTGTCGATCGCGGATGCCGCGGGCGCATCGGTGGACGCGGTATCGGTTGAGGGGGAGCACGCGGCAAGTGCCAGTGCGAGGGCGATCGAGGCGGAAAGTTTGAATGTGTTCATCCCTGCACCCTACCCGCCGCCGGCGCGACCCCGCAAGCAAGCCCCTCCGGTCACCCCTCAGGCATTGCCATACATGGCCAGGCAGCGCTCCTCCGCTTCGGCGAGTCGCTCCGCCACCTGCGCACGCTCGCGACCGAGCGCGACCAGCCGCGTGGCATCGGCCTGCACCGACGGATCGGCCAGCGCCGCATCGATGCGCGCCAGCTCGGCTTCAGCCGCTTCCAGCATGCGTTCGGCATCGGCCAGCTTGTGCGGATTGACCTTCGCCGCGGCAGGCTTCGGCACCACCGCCGGCGCGGGGGGCGCTGCAACCGCCGGCGCTTTCAGCTCACCGGCATTGCCGCGCGCACGCAGCCAGGCGGCGTACTCGTCGAGGTCACCATCGAAGGGCTTGACCACGCCGTCGGCAACCCGCCAGAACGTGTCGCTGACCAGGCCGATCAGGTGGCGGTCGTGCGAGACCAGCACGATCGCGCCGGCGAAGTCGGACAGCGCCTCCGCCAGCGCCTCGCGCATCTCGAGGTCGAGGTGGTTGGTCGGTTCGTCGAGCAGCAGCACGTTGGGCTGCAGCCAGGCCAGCAGCGCCAGCGCCAGCCGCGCGCGCTCGCCGCCGGAGAAGCCGTCGATCGATTCGAACGCACGGTCGCCGGGAAAGCTCCACTTGCCGAGGAAATCGCGGAACGCCTGGGTGGAGACGTTCGGCGACAGCTCGCGCAGGTGGTCGATCGGCGAGGTGCCGGCGACCAGCGATTCCACCGTGTGCTGGGCGAAGTAGCCGATGCGCAGGTCCGGATGCGCGTAGCGCTCGCCGGCCAGCAGCGGCAGCTCGCCGACCAGCGTTTTCACCAGCGTCGACTTGCCGGCGCCGTTGGGGCCCAGCAGGCCGATGCGGTCGCCGGCCTCGAGGCCGAAGCCGACGTTGTCGAGGATGACCGCCTCGCCCGAAGCGGTGGCATAGCCGCAGCGGCCCTCATTGATGCGCAGCAGCGCATGCGGAAGTTTCACCGGCGCCGGAAAGTCGATCCGCACCTCGCGCTCGGCGCGCACGGCTTCGGTGTCGGCCATCTTGGCCAGGCGCTTGACCCGCGACTGCGCCTGCTTGGCCTTGGCCGCGCTGGCCTTGAAGCGGTCGATGAATTTCTGCAGGTGCGCGCGCTCGGCCTGGGTCTTCTCGTGGGTGATCTGCTGCAGGCGCAGCTGCTCGGAACGCTGCCGCTCGAACGAGGTGTAGTCGCCGGTATAGAGCTTCGCCTTGCCGCCGTGCAGGTGCAGGGTGTGGGTGCAGACGTTGTCGAGGAACTCGCGGTCATGCGAGATCAGCAGCAGCGTGCCCGGGTACTTCAGCAGCCACTGCTCCAGCCACAGCACCGCGTCGAGATCGAGATGGTTGGTGGGCTCGTCGAGCAGCAGCAGGTCGCTGGGGGTCATCAGCGCACGCGCCAGGTTCAGCCGCACGCGCCAGCCGCCGGAGAACGTCGCCACCGCGCGCTGGTGGGTCTCGGCCGGAAAGCCCAGCCCATGCAGCAGTTTGCCGGCACGCGCGCCGGCGTCGTAGGCGCCGACCTCGGCCATGCGCAGGTGCACGTTGGCCACCGCTTCCCAGTCCTCGGCGGCAAGCGCATCGGCCTCGGCCTTGAGCACGGCCGCCACCGCGGCGTCACCACCGAGCACGAAGTCGATGGCGGGGTCCGGCAGCGAAGGCAGTTCCTGGGCGATGCTGGCCACCCTCACACGATTCGGCAGGTCGAGGTCGCCACGGTCGGCCTCGACCTCGCCACGCACCGCGGCGAACAGCGAGGATTTGCCGGTGCCATTGCGGCCGACCACGCCCACCCGCCAGCCGGCGTGCAGGGAAAGATCGACTTCGGACAGCAGCAGGCGTTCGCCCCGCCTGAGGGCGAAATTGCGGAAAGAGATCATCCGCGCATTCTACCGGTGCCGCCGCGGCCGCCAGCCGCCGGGTGATCGTTCGCCTCCCTCGCCGCGCAGGCCGCATTCAGGGCGAAGCCTCTCCCGGACACGGTTTCCGCTGAAACATTTGCGCACTGCAACAGGCGGTGCTACAGGCGATGGAGGCCGAGATCCTGTCATCCACCACCACGGAGAGGTACCCGCATGACCCGTCGTCCGATCGCCGCAGCCATCGTGCTGGCGCTGGCCAGCCCCTTTGCCCACGCCCAGCAGGCCACGCCGGCGCAGGGGGCGAGCGCACAGCGCCCCGCCACCCTCGACACCCTGATCGTCACCGGCACCCGCGTCACCGACCGCTCGGTGGCCGAATCGACCGCGCCGATCGACATCATCACCCCGGAAGCGCTGGCGTCCACCGGCACCGTCGAGCTGGCCACGGCGCTGTCGCGCGCGGTGCCCTCGCTGAACTTCCCGCGTGCGGCGATCAACGACGGCACCGACGCCATGCGCCCCGCGCAGCTGCGCGGTCTCGCCCCCGACCACACCCTGGTGCTGGTCAACGGCAAGCGCTACCACCCCGGCGCCCTGGTCAACGTCAACGGCAGCCAGGGTCGCAGCTCGTCGCCGGTCGACCTCAACTCGATCCCGATCGCCGCGATCGAGCGGGTTGAAGTGCTGCGCGACGGTGCCTCGGCGCAATACGGCTCGGATGCCATCGCCGGGGTGATCAACATCGTGCTCAAGGGCTCCGGCGAAGGCGGCGCGGTCAGCCTCACCGGCGGCCAGTACAGCGCCGGCGATGGCCAGCAGGCGCAGCTGCTGGGCGACGTGGGCCTGCGGCTGGGCGAGCGCGGCAAGGTGCATCTGGCCGCGCAGTCCGGCTACCAGGAACAGACCGACCGCGCGCGCCCGTTCGCGGGTCCCGCCTCGCCCACCAATCCGGCGCCCGGCGACGTGGTGCAGCGCTATGGCGACCCGGAGGTCGACAACGGCTCGGTGCTCTACAACGGCGAGGTCGACATCACCGATTACCTGCAGGTCTATTCCTACGGCCTGTACACCCGCCGCGAGACCCTCTCCAACGGCTTCTTCCGGCCCGCCGGCGACACCCGCAACATTCCTTCCATCCATCCCGACGGCTTCCTGCCACAGATCTTCAACACCTCCAGCGACATCAGCGTGTCGACCGGCCTGCGCACCACCACCGCCGGCGGCACCGGCATCGACTTCAGCTACACCTACGGCAGCAACGAACTCGAGTTCGATATCCTCAACACCCTCAACCGCAGCCTCGGGCCGTCATCGCCGACGCGCTTCTACGCCGGCGCGCTGGAACTCGACCAGCACGTGCTGAACCTCGACTTCAACCGCCAGCTCGACTGGGGCATGGCCTATCCGCTCACCCTGTCCTATGGCGCGGAATGGCGCGGCGAGGAATACACCATCGGCGCCGGCGAGCCGGCCTCCTACATCAACGGCGGCGTGCTGTTGCCCAACGGGCAGCCGGCACCGTCCGGGGCGCAGGTGTTCCCGGGTTTCCGCGAGTCCGACAGCGGCAGCTTCGACCGCCACAGCTATTCGTTCTACGCCGCGCTCGAAGGCGACATCACCGAACGCTTCTCGGCCGGCATCGCCGCGCGCCACGAGTCCTACAGCGACTTCGGTGACACCACCACCGGCAAGCTCACCGCGCGCTATGCGTTCAACGATGCCGTCGCGCTGCGCGGCACGGTGTCCACCGGCTTCCATGCGCCGTCGCTCGCGCAGCAGTACTACCAGACCACCTCGACCAACTTCATCGGTGGTATCCCGTTCGACCTGGTCACCTTCCGCGTCACCAACCCGGCCGGCATCGCGCTGGGCGCGGAGCCGCTGCAGGCCGAGACCTCCGACAACCTCAGTCTCGGCCTGGTGCTGACCCCGGCCGAGCGCCTGTACGTGACCATCGACGCCTACCGCATCAGGCTCGAGGACCGCATCACCCTGTCGGAAAACCTCAACAGCACGGCGGTGCGCAACTGGCTGAACACCAACGGTTTCCCGGATGTCGCCGGCGGCCGCTATTTCACCAACGCACTCGACACCACCACCACCGGTATCGACGTGGTCGGCACCTACGGCTGGGAGCTCGCGGCCAGCGCGCTCGACCTGACGCTCGGCTACAACTACAACCGGACGGAGATCGACCGCGTGGCGCCGAACCCGGCGTCGCTGGAGGCCATCGACCCCACCGCGCTGCGCTTCGGCCGGGTGGAACTGGGGCGGTTCGAGGTCGGTGCGCCGCGCGACAAGGCCATGCTCAATACCGTCTGGACGCGCGGTGGCCTGAGCCTCTCGGCCACCGCCACCCGCCATGGCGAATTCACCCTCAACAACGCCAACCCCGACCTCGACCAGACGTTCGGCGCGAAATGGCTGCTCGACGTCGCCGCGACGTACCGCGTCGACGGCTGGGAGTTCACGGTGGGCGGCGACAACGTGTTCAACGACTACCCGGACGAGGTGCTGGCGGCCAACTCCACCTCCGGCCAGCTGATCTACCCGTCGCAGAGCCCGTTCGGCTTCAACGGTGCCTACGTGTACGGCCGCATCGGCTACCGCTGGTAGCCACGCGCGTTGCGGGTCGGCCGCGGCGCCCGGCGTCATCCGGGTGTCGCGGCCGCTGTGCCAGACTCGCGTCGCCTGCAGATGATCCACTCGCGCGCGCAAGCCGCGAGGTGCGCCCGACCCGACCGCGAACCGCCTGACCGGGACGCCACCGATGCCGCACGACATCTCGCTGATCTCGATCCTGTGCGTGGGCTTCGTGCTGGCGTTCGTGCTGGGCCTGGCCGCGCAGCGGCTGCGGATGTCGCCGATCGTGGGCTACCTGCTGGCGGGAATCATCGCCGGGCCGTTCACCCCAGGCTTCGTCGCCGACCAGGAACTGGCACCGCAGATCGCCGAGCTCGGGGTGATCCTGCTGATGTTCGGCGTCGGCCTGCATTTCTCGCTGCGCGAGCTGATGTCCGTGCGCGCCATCGCCCTGCCCGGCGCGGTGGTGCAGATCGGCGTGGCGACCGCGATGGGCTGGGCGCTGGCGCGACTGCTGGGCTGGTCGCACGCGGCCGGGCTGGTGTTCGGGCTTGCGCTGTCGGTGGCGAGCACCGTGGTGCTGCTGCGTGCGCTGGAGGAGCGACGCCTGCTCGACACCGGGCGCGGCCACATCGCGGTGGGTTGGCTGATCGTCGAGGACCTGGCGATGGTGCTGACGCTGGTGCTGCTGCCACCGGTCGCCGCGGCGCTGGAGGGCACTGCGACCGGCGTCGGCAGTCGCGGAGTCGGCATGAGCCTGCTGCTCACCCTGGGCAAGGTCGGCGCGTTCGTGGCGGTGATGCTGCTGGTCGGCCGCCGGGTGGTGCCCTGGGTGCTGGGGCGGGTGGCAGGCACCGGCTCGCGCGAACTGTTCACGCTGTGCGTGCTGGCGGTGGCGATGGGCGTGGCGTTCGGCGCGTCCGAGTTCTTCGGGGTGTCGTTCGCGCTGGGTGCGTTCTTCGCCGGCATGCTGCTCAACGAAAGCGAGTTCGGCCACGAGGCCGCGAATGATTCGCTGCCGATGCGCGATGCCTTCGCGGTGCTGTTCTTCGTCTCGGTGGGGATGCTGTTCGACCCGCGCATCGTCGTCGAGCACCCGCTGGAAGTGCTGGCGACCTTCCTGATCATCGTGGTCGGCAAGTCGCTGGCGGCCTGGGGCATCGTGCGCGCGTTCGGCAAACCGAATGCGACGGCGCTGACGATCTCCGCAAGCCTGGCGCAGATCGGGGAGTTCTCCTTCATCCTCGCCGGGCTCGGGCTGGCGCTGGGCGTGCTGCCGCCTGAAGGCCAGGACCTGATCCTCGCCGGCGCGCTGCTGTCGATCATGTGCAACCCGCTGGTGTTCGCCCTGCTCGACCGCTGGCAGGCGCGCGAGGACGCCCGTGCCGCGGCCATGGCGCCGCGCCCGGAACAGCCGCCGCCGCTGCTGATCGCCGATCACGCGATCCTGGTGGGCTTCGGGCGCGTCGGCAGCGATCTGGCCGGCCTGCTGCGCGAGCGCGGCGTGCCGCTGGTGGTGGTCGAGGCGGATGGCGAACGCGTCGCGCAGTCGCGCGATGCCGGCTTTCCCACCGTGCGCGGCAATGTCGCCATGGAAGCGGTGCTGGCCGAAGCGCGGCCGGAGCTTGCGAAGATGGCGATCTTCGCGATCCCGCATGTGCTGGAGGCCGGCGAGACCATCGCCCGCATGCGCCAGGCCAACCCGGCACTGAGCATCCTGGCGCGCGCACACAGCGAGGGCGAGGTGCGCCACCTGCTCGAACGTGGTGCCGATGCCGCGGTGCTGGCCGAGCGCGAGCTCGCGTACTCGCTGTCGGAAATGGTGATGGCGACGCCGCCATTCCGTGCACTGCGTGACCAGCCGGCCGCCGCGGCAGCGGTACCTGCGAGCACCACGCCGCTGCCGGACCCGGGGACGGCCTCGGCCGCGTAGCCGCACTGGCGGGCTTGCGTGGTACGCCGGCAGACGAGTCAGGCGAATCCGGGGCGCAGCACCGTATCCAGGCGCGGATGGCTGAACTCGAAGCCGCTGTCCAGCAGCCGCCGCGGCAGCACCCGCTGGCCGTCCAGCAGCAGCGTCGACATCTCGCCGAGCACCAGCCGCAGGGCTTGCGCCGGTACCGCGGCCCAT from Luteimonas sp. YGD11-2 includes the following:
- a CDS encoding GNAT family N-acetyltransferase; this translates as MTPVLRRATVDDAELLSTLAARTFIESFGHLYPREDLDAFLVEAYEVGRQRTILAHPAYAVWLLEADGEAVGHVATGPCGLPHPEVVPGDGEIKRLYLVQGWQGARHGARMMDAAMEWLLRDGPRTLWVGAWSENHGAQRFYARYGFERVGDYIFPVGRVRDLEYILRRPAEAGQPDA
- the aspS gene encoding aspartate--tRNA ligase, with protein sequence MRTHFCGLIDEALIGQTVTLCGWADVARNLGGVCFIDLRDHEGIVQIVAEPGDAEGNAGVVAIAETIGYEDCLRITGSVRRRHNPNAKIATGQVEVVATAIEVVNKAAPLPFHAHENPGEETRLRYRYLDLRRPEMQRMQRTRIRLVQALRRWLDARGFQDIETPILTRATPEGARDFLVPARMHAGEFYALPQSPQLFKQILMVAGFDRYYQIARCFRDEALRADRQLEFTQLDMEFAWVREADVQDAVEGMIRAVFNEVIGVELADPFPRMTWAEAMRRYGSDKPDLRIDLELVDVAELVADSGFAVFAGAANDPEGRVAALRIPGGASLSRKQIDEYAAHAAKFGARGLAYIKIDAAGEISSPIRKFFDDAAFAALVQHVGAGNGDIVFFGAGAYNRVSDFMGALRLKAGRDFGLVQDGWKPLWVTDFPMFEYDDEAQRYVALHHPFTAPAVDDIDDLRANARTAVSRGYDMVMNGNEIGGGSIRIHRPEMQSAVFGLLGIDAEEAQAKFGFLLDALKYGAPPHGGIAFGIDRIAALMAGTESIRDVIAFPKTTGAQCLMTGAPSPIADAQLAEVHVAVRAKADHGA
- a CDS encoding zinc ribbon domain-containing protein, producing MPIYAFRCADCGHAFDRLQKLSDPDPTDCPACGASAVGRQVTAPSFRLAGGGWYETDFKKDGDRKRNLADGGGGEGKSEAKPDTKPESKPAADAAPAAKPASAPATTP
- a CDS encoding SIMPL domain-containing protein (The SIMPL domain is named for its presence in mouse protein SIMPL (signalling molecule that associates with mouse pelle-like kinase). Bacterial member BP26, from Brucella, was shown to assemble into a channel-like structure, while YggE from E. coli has been associated with resistance to oxidative stress.), translating into MAQPPNFRTVAAALLIALGLLGAGWFASHGMTGLRTADRFVTVKGLAERTVDADLVVWPLSQTVGGDDLAAVQAQLDANTATIRAFLSGAGFPDEEVVVSPPRLEDRWAYSWGESRPPERYRYSNTVTLRTGRVAEAMEALRRSGQMVAGGVMLNTDEGGGPQFEFTRLNDIKPELIAEATANARASAEQFANDSGARIGGIRSANQGVISISDRDRGSPHVKTVRVVSTVEYFLKD
- a CDS encoding ABC-F family ATP-binding cassette domain-containing protein, whose product is MISFRNFALRRGERLLLSEVDLSLHAGWRVGVVGRNGTGKSSLFAAVRGEVEADRGDLDLPNRVRVASIAQELPSLPDPAIDFVLGGDAAVAAVLKAEADALAAEDWEAVANVHLRMAEVGAYDAGARAGKLLHGLGFPAETHQRAVATFSGGWRVRLNLARALMTPSDLLLLDEPTNHLDLDAVLWLEQWLLKYPGTLLLISHDREFLDNVCTHTLHLHGGKAKLYTGDYTSFERQRSEQLRLQQITHEKTQAERAHLQKFIDRFKASAAKAKQAQSRVKRLAKMADTEAVRAEREVRIDFPAPVKLPHALLRINEGRCGYATASGEAVILDNVGFGLEAGDRIGLLGPNGAGKSTLVKTLVGELPLLAGERYAHPDLRIGYFAQHTVESLVAGTSPIDHLRELSPNVSTQAFRDFLGKWSFPGDRAFESIDGFSGGERARLALALLAWLQPNVLLLDEPTNHLDLEMREALAEALSDFAGAIVLVSHDRHLIGLVSDTFWRVADGVVKPFDGDLDEYAAWLRARGNAGELKAPAVAAPPAPAVVPKPAAAKVNPHKLADAERMLEAAEAELARIDAALADPSVQADATRLVALGRERAQVAERLAEAEERCLAMYGNA
- a CDS encoding TonB-dependent receptor, encoding MTRRPIAAAIVLALASPFAHAQQATPAQGASAQRPATLDTLIVTGTRVTDRSVAESTAPIDIITPEALASTGTVELATALSRAVPSLNFPRAAINDGTDAMRPAQLRGLAPDHTLVLVNGKRYHPGALVNVNGSQGRSSSPVDLNSIPIAAIERVEVLRDGASAQYGSDAIAGVINIVLKGSGEGGAVSLTGGQYSAGDGQQAQLLGDVGLRLGERGKVHLAAQSGYQEQTDRARPFAGPASPTNPAPGDVVQRYGDPEVDNGSVLYNGEVDITDYLQVYSYGLYTRRETLSNGFFRPAGDTRNIPSIHPDGFLPQIFNTSSDISVSTGLRTTTAGGTGIDFSYTYGSNELEFDILNTLNRSLGPSSPTRFYAGALELDQHVLNLDFNRQLDWGMAYPLTLSYGAEWRGEEYTIGAGEPASYINGGVLLPNGQPAPSGAQVFPGFRESDSGSFDRHSYSFYAALEGDITERFSAGIAARHESYSDFGDTTTGKLTARYAFNDAVALRGTVSTGFHAPSLAQQYYQTTSTNFIGGIPFDLVTFRVTNPAGIALGAEPLQAETSDNLSLGLVLTPAERLYVTIDAYRIRLEDRITLSENLNSTAVRNWLNTNGFPDVAGGRYFTNALDTTTTGIDVVGTYGWELAASALDLTLGYNYNRTEIDRVAPNPASLEAIDPTALRFGRVELGRFEVGAPRDKAMLNTVWTRGGLSLSATATRHGEFTLNNANPDLDQTFGAKWLLDVAATYRVDGWEFTVGGDNVFNDYPDEVLAANSTSGQLIYPSQSPFGFNGAYVYGRIGYRW